AAGAAACCAAATTACGCTGAGCGACGCTGCTCTTCGTGCACACCTTCAGCAAATTCTTCAACGATTTTGCGATTGAAAGCTGGGATATCTTGAGGATTACGGCTAGTGATCAGCCCTTTATCAACTACCACCTCTTGATCTACCCAATTTGCCCCTGCGTTTCTGAGGTCCGTCTGCAAGGAAGGCCAAGAGGTCACTGTCCGACCCTTGACTACACCCGCTTCAATCAGCGTCCAAGGACCATGGCAGATCGCAGCAACCGGCTTACCTGCCTCGAAGAAGGAGCGGACGAATTGCACAGCTTTGTCCTGAATTCGCAATTGGTCAGGGTTAGCGACACCGCCGGGCAGCAGCAGCGCATCATAATCATTTGGGTTAACGCTGTCTAGAGGCACATCGACCGGAAATTGGTCACCTTTGTCAAAATGATTCCAGCCCTCGACTGTATCGCTCTTGGGCGAAATGATTTGGGTTTGAGCCCCAGCTGCTTCGAGTGCCTGCTTTGGTTTGGTGAGCTCTACTTGCTCGAAGCCATCTGTCACCAGAATGGCAACTTTTTTGTTGGTAAGTTCCCGTGGCATTTTTAACTCCTCTTTAGCTCTTGTTCAGCGCTCGTGAGCTTTTTTTGAAACTAGGTTTTCAGCTTTTCTCACGCAGCTTTTCCTGCACGACTTTTATCACTGGGCTGGAATCTAAATTGATGACCGTCTTGCTCTATCAGCTCTACTCTCTAGAGACTCACAATGCTCAGGATTGCGATTCTATGTGACCCCATACCCTGCTTCTAGCAAGTTCTTAGTCATGCCTCTCTCCATCCGTTTCCGAGCTTAGACAGATAATCTTTATTCATACCTAGAAACGCTATATAAGGCCGTATTCTTAGGTAGTTCACTAGATAAAAAAAGTCTGAGAGCGAAAGTCCGAAATCAGAAAGCCTCAGATATCAACGCGAGATATCTGCTCCCTTGGCTTCTCACCGTGATAACCCTAGCTAACAACGATTGTTACCACCCTCTCTCTAAGGGCGTAGACTCCCGTCAGTTGCCCTGGAGCACCACACTAGTTGATGCGCTAATGAAACAAGGGACTTGGCAATGCCGAGCCCCTATTTTGCTTATTAGACCCATTGTGCTTATTACGCCAATTGATAGGTTGATGCTGATAAAATGTTAATGATGTAGATTCCGGCTCTACTTGCAGAGCTATACGCCCTTTTATAGCTTGTTGCCTATGTTTTCCTAGATCAGTCTATGGCAAGAGATTCTATATCTGTATCTGAATTTTGGTCATTATCTGAAAGTTTCCAGATAGTTTCTAGATAGTGATAACTGTTGAGCTGTTGCGCAGAGCAGGTCGCTATCCTCTCAAACCTGCGGCTAAAACACTCATGATTTCAGGCAACAGGGATAATCCCTTCTTACTGACTCGGGCCACTTCCAAAGCCAGCAAACGTTTTCCTAACTGCCGCAGATTTTTATGATTAGCAAACCAGGCGGGGGTCGGTTGAATGCGGAATGGTGCCCAGAGTATTGACTTCTGCGGATGGTCAAATAAGAGCGTATTGTGAACAGTGCCACGACCCGACTGAATCTCGGTTAGAGGCTGGCCTGGAAACGCACCCCAACTGGTCACCATCAGGCCATACAGAACCCCAGACCAGACATTAATGCCAATGCCGCCGTAGCGTAGGTTTGCAATGGCCCGGTCCAGTCGTCCTGCATGTTTTTTGGCAGTAGTCGGATCGATCAGAATTGTGCAAGATAGCGTGCCCCAGATGCTGGAATTAGCGAAGGCTACAGCCTGGTCTAGAAAAGCCTCCGCCTCAGCAACTGGCAAAGGCACTTCAGTCAGCACCCCACAAAATGCCTCTTCGTTCAGTGCGTATTCGCTAGCTTGAGGTGGCACATTTGGGATCAAGGTCCAAGGCACCACTTCCTCACTGCCAGGGCTTAAAGCCTCGGCTTGCGGGTAGCGTGCCAAAAATGCCTGATACCGCTGGTGGGCACCGGGGTAATAAGCCTTGCGCGGCGCAATTGCCGCCAGCTCTCGCCGGAGTTGAGCTAAGAATGCTTCACGCTGCGGCCAGCCCTCAGCCGTGACCAGAACCTTGGCTGCGGCACAGTTAAAACTGGCATTATGTACAACCATGCTGGCAACTTGGCGCGCTTGAAAGGCAAGGTCAGCCTCAGACCACTGCCCTGGCACCACCAAAACTGGCGTCACACAGCCCAGCTCAGAAGTAATAGGCTTATCAAGCTGGGGCGTCTGAGTTGATTTACGTGCCTGCTGTTCTTGGCCAGTACTGCCCCAGACAATG
The Leptolyngbya sp. FACHB-261 DNA segment above includes these coding regions:
- a CDS encoding type 1 glutamine amidotransferase domain-containing protein, producing MPRELTNKKVAILVTDGFEQVELTKPKQALEAAGAQTQIISPKSDTVEGWNHFDKGDQFPVDVPLDSVNPNDYDALLLPGGVANPDQLRIQDKAVQFVRSFFEAGKPVAAICHGPWTLIEAGVVKGRTVTSWPSLQTDLRNAGANWVDQEVVVDKGLITSRNPQDIPAFNRKIVEEFAEGVHEEQRRSA
- a CDS encoding aldehyde dehydrogenase family protein, yielding MSASQTAAVVATSSERLEAMLSQLSRRKDAWLQVPIPERLAYLEACLKRVEAVAEPWVDACCQAKGLDSQAPLAGEEWLTGPVSTVMYLRLLQASLKSKGQSEKQSEGQPTGQVDGQLTHRPDGQAVVRVFPQDWLDRLVWLGFEAQIWLEPGQPSSQGAIYRQKRTSGKLALVLGAGNISSIGPLDALHKLFVEDEVVLLKLNPVNEYLGPWLEASFAPLIEAGFLGIAYGGAELGSYLCSHRQIESIHITGSQRTHDAIVWGSTGQEQQARKSTQTPQLDKPITSELGCVTPVLVVPGQWSEADLAFQARQVASMVVHNASFNCAAAKVLVTAEGWPQREAFLAQLRRELAAIAPRKAYYPGAHQRYQAFLARYPQAEALSPGSEEVVPWTLIPNVPPQASEYALNEEAFCGVLTEVPLPVAEAEAFLDQAVAFANSSIWGTLSCTILIDPTTAKKHAGRLDRAIANLRYGGIGINVWSGVLYGLMVTSWGAFPGQPLTEIQSGRGTVHNTLLFDHPQKSILWAPFRIQPTPAWFANHKNLRQLGKRLLALEVARVSKKGLSLLPEIMSVLAAGLRG